The window GTCGAGCTGAATCGTGACGTTGTGGTGGTGGCCTGCTTCGAGGTACTGGCTCGTGCCACGGACGCTACCGAGGGTTTCGCCGGCGAAGAGCGAGGAGTCGTGAATCGTCACGAAGCCGCTCTCCGCGAGGTCGACGGTGTCGACGACGACCGTGTTACCGTTCACACGCGCGTTGTCCATGCTCACTTCCGCGGAGATGGTCGCGTTGGCCGTGTCGACGACCGCGTCATCGTCGTCGGTCGTGTACGGGCCGTCGTTTTCGCCTTCGCTGTCAGCGAAGTCGTATTCCTGATTGTCGTTCGTGTCGCGGTGGGCCATCGGGACGAGGGTGTCGTCCTCTTCGAGCGGTTCGTCGAGGTGGATGCCCACGTTCCGGTGGAGACCCGGTTCGAGGTATTCGGAAGAGCCACGGATGCTACCGAAGACCTCGCCGTCGAGGACTGTCGAGTCGTGAACCGTCACGAAGCCACCCTCAGCGACGAACACCTCGTCGACGGTAACGTAGTGGCCGGAAGTCGCGGTGTCGTTCATCGTGACCGTGGTCTCGTCGGTCGGCGTCACGGCCGCGGTGTCGAGGACGGCTTCATCCTGGTCGTTGACGAAGGGGCCGTCCTCACCGCCCTCGGATTCCGCGAAGTCGTACTGCTGGTTGTCGTTCGTATCCTGGTGGGCCATCGGAATGAGGGTGTCCTCGTTCTGGAGTTCGTCGTCCAGTTGGACCCGAACGTTCTCGTGGACGCCGGCTTCGAGGTACTGGCTCGTGCCACGAATGCTGTCGAAGGTTGCGCTATCGAGCAGCGAGGAGTCGTGAATCGTCACGAAGCCGTCCTCGGAGAGCTCGACGCGGTCGACGACGACGGAGGAGCCGTCGGTCGGCTGGTCGCCCATCTGGACCGTCGCGCTGACGGTCACGTTGGCGGTGTTGACGACCGCCTCACCGTCGGCGGTGTAGGGGCCGTCGGCTTCCCCGCTGCTGGAGACGAACGAGTAAATCCGGTCACCGTCCGTATCACGGTGCGGCATGGCGACGAGGGTGTCGTCCTCGGCAAGCGGCTCGTCGAGGGTCACGGTGACGTTCTCGTGGGTGCCCGGCTCCAAGTAGTCGGAGGAGCCACGCACGCTCGTGAAGACGGCTTCGCCGCCGTCGAGGACGGTCGAATCGTGGATGGTGACGAACCCGCCGTCGGGTACCGTCACTTCGTCGACGACG of the Natronomonas halophila genome contains:
- a CDS encoding DUF7282 domain-containing protein, with amino-acid sequence MHRSIGAVLMAFLLVTSGVAFGFAGTVGAQSQSADATISQQTSGGTTVVVDEVTVPDGGFVTIHDSTVLDGGEAVFTSVRGSSDYLEPGTHENVTVTLDEPLAEDDTLVAMPHRDTDGDRIYSFVSSSGEADGPYTADGEAVVNTANVTVSATVQMGDQPTDGSSVVVDRVELSEDGFVTIHDSSLLDSATFDSIRGTSQYLEAGVHENVRVQLDDELQNEDTLIPMAHQDTNDNQQYDFAESEGGEDGPFVNDQDEAVLDTAAVTPTDETTVTMNDTATSGHYVTVDEVFVAEGGFVTVHDSTVLDGEVFGSIRGSSEYLEPGLHRNVGIHLDEPLEEDDTLVPMAHRDTNDNQEYDFADSEGENDGPYTTDDDDAVVDTANATISAEVSMDNARVNGNTVVVDTVDLAESGFVTIHDSSLFAGETLGSVRGTSQYLEAGHHHNVTIQLDEPLKTSQTVVPMAHQDTNDNEQYDFVTSEGADDGPYTYAGGAVVDTARMSVLAQVSFSSQENVENTVTVDNVTLHNGGFVTIHDSTVLDGDVFDSVRGTSEYLAPGTHQNVEVEIDEVPGGEDTFVAMPHQDTNGNQQYDFVSSEAAEDAPYVAGGGAVVAAANVSAVQTAEVSISDQTTDGSTVTVDSASLSHGGFVTIHDGSVLDGAVFDSVRGTSEYLEAGQHSDIEVSLDSSYEEDGTAVAMPHLDTNGNEEYDFVSSEGESDGPYTADGSAVVDDASLTVESMNEGTETMGGGNDADGMSDGDGAGFGAVVALLAIIGSVFAVRRLN